The nucleotide sequence CCAACACTAGACGACGCTATCCTTGACTATGCATTAACTATCCTCGGGTGTTCAAAAAACCGAAAATTTATAAAAGTAATTGAGCCGTACTTACAATCTCCGAACGATTCTATTAGGGAAACTGCGGAGGAAGCATTGGAGGAAATCAATGATAACGTAGAAGGATCTTCATAAGGAAATCAGCGAAGTAGACGAGTAAATCTGAACCTAAAATCGAACAGCTCTTGAGAGAAGCTGGCTTTACGAATATAGGCAGGTTTCATTCTACGGGACTTTTTGGGGGATGGATTTGCCATGTGGAATGAATGGCGGCGGCAGTCTTGGACTTTATTTCGGGGTCCGTGGTTGCCGCCTTTTCAAAATAGACAGACTATTATACAATTAAGGACATAACCGTTAATCAACCGATATTGGCTCTGCATAGAAGGAGGAGTGGCGCGTCATGATCAATTCGGATCGATTGTGGGATCGATTGGGACAGCTTGGCAACATTGGGAAGCAAGAAGCGGGCGGCATCACGCGGTTGTCTTTTACGCCTGAGGAACGTGCGGCAAAAGATCTCGTCACAGGCTTTATGAAGGAAGCGGGTCTCTCCGTTCGCGAAGATGAGGTTGGGAACTTGATTGGGCGAAAAGAAGGGAAAAATCCGGCCGCTCCTGTCGTTTTGGTTGGCTCGCATATCGACTCTGTACCAAATGGCGGCGATTATGACGGCCCACTTGGCGTACTGGCTGGCGTAGAAGTTTTACAGACGATGCAGGAACTTGGGATCGAAACAGAGCATTCGATCGAAGTGATCGCGTTCACGGATGAAGAAGGAACGCGTTTTGGTTACGGGATGATCGGGAGTCGTGGTATCGCGGGTCTGATCAAGCGGGATGAGCTGGAACAAGCAGACAAGAATGGGGTCTCGATTGCCGAAGCAATGCGGCAAACGGGGCTTGATCCGGACCGCACCAGTCTCGCCGCGAGAACTCCTGGAAGTGTGAAGGCATATGTGGAGCTACATATCGAGCAAGGCAAGGTACTGGAGAGCCGCGGGCTATCTGTTGGGATCGTGACAGGCGTGGCGGGCCCACTCTGGTTAAATTTCGTGCTAGAGGGAGAAGCCGGTCATGCCGGGGCAACGCCGATGAATTTGCGCCGTGATCCGATGGCAGCAGCCGCTCAGGTGATGCTCGCCATTGAGGAAGAAGCCGGACGGACAGGAACCAGTGTAGGGACGGTTGGAAGGCTGCAAGCATTCCCAGGCGGAGTGAACGTCATCCCTGGACGAGTCGAGTTTTCTCTTGATTTGCGTGACGTGGACGAAGCGATCCGCGATGAAGTGGAACAGCGCATTTACGAACGGGCAAAAGCGATTTGTGCCCAGCGCAATGTGAGGTTGAAAGTAGAGCTGCTGCAACGCATAGCTCCTGCTGTATGCTCGGATGATATCCAGAATGCAGTAGCCGAAGCGTGTGAGGCAGAAGGCTTGGAAGCATTTAGACTGCCGAGTGGGGCAGGGCATGATTGCATGCAGCTAGTTGAGCTGTGCCCGGTTGGCATGATTTTCGCTCGATCCAAGGATGGCATTAGTCACAACCCGGCAGAATTCACGACAAAAGAGGATTGTGCGAACGGAGCGCAAGTACTGTACCGCACCGTTTTATCCTTAGCAAAATAGGCATAAGAGATAGTAAGTGGGGGAGCCACGTAAATCAGGAGGAGAGCGGCATGACAGCAACGGCGGTGGTAACGCTTAATAAGGCGGTCGAAGAAATCAAGGATCAGGTAATCGCGTGGAGACGTTATTTGCACGAGAACCCTGAATTATCCTTCCATGAAGAAAAAACAGCACAGTTTGTGTATGAGACACTGCTTACCTTTGGGAACCTGGAAGTGTCCAGACCGACGAAAAACAGTGTAATGGCCAGACTGATTGGTTCCGAGCCTGGGAAAGTGCTCGCCATGCGCGCTGACATGGATGCATTGCCGATTACAGAAGAGAATACGTTTGAATTCGTATCGAAAAATCCGGGCGTTATGCATGCGTGCGGACACGACGGACATACTTCCATGCTGCTCGGAACGGCAAAGCTGCTGTCCGGGATGAAGGATCAGATCAAGGGAGAGGTTCGTTTCTTCTTCCAGCACGCAGAGGAAGTATACCCAGGCGGAGCGGAGGAAATGGTACAGGCAGGCGTCATGGACGGCGTAGACATGGTGATTGGTACACATCTGTGGTCGACGATGGAGTTTGGGACAGTGGGTATCTGCCCAGGTCCAATGATGGCAGCGCCTGATACATTCTGGATCACCGTTCTTGGAAAAGGCGGACATGCGGCGCTCCCGCATGAAACGATCGACAGCATCGCGATTGCGGCTCAAGTGGTGACTAATCTCCAGCACGTCGTATCCCGCAATGCCGATCCGCTCGATAATCTGGTTCTCTCTGTCACACAATTTGTGGGAGGAACGACACATAATGTCATTCCGGGTGCTGTAGAGATTTGCGGGACAGTCCGCAGCTTTGACAAAAATCTGCGCGAGTCCGTTCCGGGACTCATGGAACGCGTGATCAAAGGCATTACAGAAGCACACGGCGCGGGGTACAAGTTCAAGTACGAATTTGGTTATCGCCCGGTTATCAACGATGCCGAAGTGACGAAGTTGATGGAAGAGGTCGTGGAAGAATCACTGGGAGCAGAGTGGGTAGAGCATATGCGTCCAACCATGGGTGGCGAGGATTTCTCCGCCTTCCAGCAAAAAGCACCAGGCTGCTTCTTCTATGTCGCTGCCGGAAACAAAGAAAAAGGCATCACATATCCGCACCACCATCCACGCTTTACGATCGACGAGGATGCGCTCGAAGTTGGCGTAAAAATGTTCGTCAACGCAGCAAGAAAAATCGTGATGTAACCAGAGTGGCACACATGCAAAAAGAGCTTCCAGTCAAGAGAGACGGGAAGCTCTTTTTGGTGTGCGAAAGGCGGTATCAGACCTTAGTGGGTGAGCTCTTTTTCTTTGGTGTGAAATGATTTTTGAATCTGCGAAATTTGTCCGGCATGGATACCCGTGTGATACATGAGGCGACCCAATGCTTCTAATGGAGTAGAAGACCCCAATGGCGTTTCAACGGGCTTGTGCCAAGCGCCCTCAGGTAAGTCACGCATCGCATCGATCAAGTGTTGGTTGGAAGCGGTCATAAAATCAGCGAGCTCTTGCACGTTGGTAAAGGCAACTTTGGTTCCGGCAGGACCGTTTTTCGTCAACAGCTCTACGTCCGCTGGGATGCTCCGACCGAAAAACCATTCGGCAAACATGTACTCGACCTCAGCGCTATGGCGCAGCATATACCCGATGGAGACTGCATTCATGCTCAAACGCAAATCTTGTTCGGGCAAGTTTTTCGCAGTCTTGTGAAAACGTTCCTGGATGGTGAGCCAAAGTGTCAATGCGGTTGAATAGGTCATGAAAGATGCCCCTCCGTTAAGTGAAAAACGTCTCGACGTTTTTCATAGAAATTGGATGTGACCGCTTGCGGTCAGACAAACCGGTCAAGATCGGTTTGTTGATGTGTGACCATCTCGGTTAACGTGGACAAATTTATCGGCTGTCAGGTCAATGTCGTAAGCCTGACCGAACCCAGCTACATAGCGTCCCTCTGATGGTGTCAATTCGAACAAGGAAAAATCAAGGCCGCGCAGCATATCCATCATGCTTTTTCCAAATGACTGTGCAAACAGCTCGAAAATCTCATCGTAACCGGCGTTACCCAAATTCAGGGCTGAACACACGAAGCGAGCGCGTTGGCGAGCAAATAGATTGGTGGCTTTCGACTCGTCTTCAATGAGCATGACATCGACTGCTGGATTTTCTTCCATGTAGCGATAGTGATTCGCAATTTTACTAATGTAGATGTAGAACTTTCCATCGTATTTGACGAACGGGGCGTAGGAGAGAAACGGTTTTCCATGCTCGTCGATCGTGCTCAACATGAGTGTCTTCATGTTCGCAGCAAACGATTGGTACTGGACCTTCATCGCTTCCTTATCCATCGCTTTCATACGAGCACCTCACTTGTTTAATTTGCTTTTTTCAAAATGTGAATCCGCGGGCTACCGCTGTCTGACGTGTACTGAATCTCGGTTTCGACACCGTACACGCTTCGAATCATCTCCATCGTTAGCACATCTTGAGGTTTTCCGAAAACACGCAGGCCTCCGTCTTTGATCACACAAATTTTATCGCTGTAGGCGCTGGCGTGATTCAAATCATGCAGCACCATGACAACCGTCAGCTTCAAATCATGATTCAGCTTACGAACGAGCTCAAGCACATCCAGTTGATGGGCGATGTCCAAATAGGTAGTTGGCTCATCAAGTAACAAGATTTTCGGTTTTTGAGCCAAAGCCATCGTGATCCAGGCACGCTGTGCTTCCCCGCCAGACAGAGAGACGAGGTAGCGGTCCTTGTAGCTGAGCATACCGGTTTGTTCCAAAGCCCACGTGACGATCTCATAGTCTTCGCCACTCAGGCGCTCAAACCATTTTTTATGGGGAACGCGGCCGTATCCGACTAGCTCTCCTACGGTTACGTCTGACGGGCACGTGTTGGATTGGCAAAGCATGCACATGATGCGAGAGATTTGCTTCATACTCAGGCTGTTCAATTCTTGATCCGCAATACATACACGGCCGCTTTCACAAGGAATCAGCCGTGAAATCGCTTTGAGAATCGATGATTTTCCTGAACCATTTGGACCAATGATCGAAACAACCTCTCCTTCTTGGATATCG is from Brevibacillus brevis and encodes:
- a CDS encoding ABC transporter ATP-binding protein gives rise to the protein MLQVQSLNISYGSRTIVHDFSLDIQEGEVVSIIGPNGSGKSSILKAISRLIPCESGRVCIADQELNSLSMKQISRIMCMLCQSNTCPSDVTVGELVGYGRVPHKKWFERLSGEDYEIVTWALEQTGMLSYKDRYLVSLSGGEAQRAWITMALAQKPKILLLDEPTTYLDIAHQLDVLELVRKLNHDLKLTVVMVLHDLNHASAYSDKICVIKDGGLRVFGKPQDVLTMEMIRSVYGVETEIQYTSDSGSPRIHILKKAN
- a CDS encoding M20 family metallopeptidase — protein: MTATAVVTLNKAVEEIKDQVIAWRRYLHENPELSFHEEKTAQFVYETLLTFGNLEVSRPTKNSVMARLIGSEPGKVLAMRADMDALPITEENTFEFVSKNPGVMHACGHDGHTSMLLGTAKLLSGMKDQIKGEVRFFFQHAEEVYPGGAEEMVQAGVMDGVDMVIGTHLWSTMEFGTVGICPGPMMAAPDTFWITVLGKGGHAALPHETIDSIAIAAQVVTNLQHVVSRNADPLDNLVLSVTQFVGGTTHNVIPGAVEICGTVRSFDKNLRESVPGLMERVIKGITEAHGAGYKFKYEFGYRPVINDAEVTKLMEEVVEESLGAEWVEHMRPTMGGEDFSAFQQKAPGCFFYVAAGNKEKGITYPHHHPRFTIDEDALEVGVKMFVNAARKIVM
- a CDS encoding Zn-dependent hydrolase, whose product is MINSDRLWDRLGQLGNIGKQEAGGITRLSFTPEERAAKDLVTGFMKEAGLSVREDEVGNLIGRKEGKNPAAPVVLVGSHIDSVPNGGDYDGPLGVLAGVEVLQTMQELGIETEHSIEVIAFTDEEGTRFGYGMIGSRGIAGLIKRDELEQADKNGVSIAEAMRQTGLDPDRTSLAARTPGSVKAYVELHIEQGKVLESRGLSVGIVTGVAGPLWLNFVLEGEAGHAGATPMNLRRDPMAAAAQVMLAIEEEAGRTGTSVGTVGRLQAFPGGVNVIPGRVEFSLDLRDVDEAIRDEVEQRIYERAKAICAQRNVRLKVELLQRIAPAVCSDDIQNAVAEACEAEGLEAFRLPSGAGHDCMQLVELCPVGMIFARSKDGISHNPAEFTTKEDCANGAQVLYRTVLSLAK
- a CDS encoding HugZ family protein; this encodes MKAMDKEAMKVQYQSFAANMKTLMLSTIDEHGKPFLSYAPFVKYDGKFYIYISKIANHYRYMEENPAVDVMLIEDESKATNLFARQRARFVCSALNLGNAGYDEIFELFAQSFGKSMMDMLRGLDFSLFELTPSEGRYVAGFGQAYDIDLTADKFVHVNRDGHTSTNRS
- a CDS encoding DinB family protein — encoded protein: MTYSTALTLWLTIQERFHKTAKNLPEQDLRLSMNAVSIGYMLRHSAEVEYMFAEWFFGRSIPADVELLTKNGPAGTKVAFTNVQELADFMTASNQHLIDAMRDLPEGAWHKPVETPLGSSTPLEALGRLMYHTGIHAGQISQIQKSFHTKEKELTH